One window from the genome of Pirellulales bacterium encodes:
- the tyrS gene encoding tyrosine--tRNA ligase: MHDIISELSWRGLIHQSTDEANLGPRLVARPATVYAGFDPTANSLHVGHLVALMMLRRFQRAGHAPIALVGGATGMIGDPSGKSEERNLLSLDALERNVAAMQQQMRAFLDFGTGPAAARLVNNYDWMRGFSYLDFLRDVGKNFPVNVMLAKDSVRSRLERSDSGLSFTEFSYMLLQAYDFVYLNRQFGCELQIGGSDQWGNITAGIDLARRMHSVQLYGITCPLLTKSDGSKMGKTESGALWLSPERTSPYKFYQYWINVDDADAGKCLRFFTDLSREEIEALDAARATDPGRRESQRRLSEEITRLVHGDAGLAKAQRASEILFGAEIASLSDLELAEIFADVPSQQLDRAALAAGLNVVDAFVTAGLAKSKGDARRTITQGGGYVNNRRIASADATLSPADLASESVLVLRSGKKSYALLRFVG; encoded by the coding sequence GTGCACGACATCATATCCGAGCTTTCTTGGCGTGGATTGATCCACCAATCGACCGACGAAGCGAACCTCGGCCCGCGCCTCGTCGCGCGGCCGGCCACGGTCTACGCCGGGTTCGATCCCACGGCCAACAGCCTGCACGTGGGGCACCTGGTGGCGCTCATGATGCTGCGTCGTTTTCAACGCGCCGGCCATGCGCCGATCGCCCTGGTGGGCGGGGCGACCGGCATGATCGGCGACCCGAGCGGAAAAAGCGAAGAGCGCAACCTGCTGTCGCTCGACGCACTCGAGCGCAACGTCGCGGCGATGCAGCAGCAGATGCGCGCTTTCCTGGATTTCGGTACCGGTCCGGCCGCTGCGCGGCTGGTGAACAACTACGACTGGATGCGCGGGTTCAGCTATCTCGATTTCCTGCGCGACGTCGGCAAGAACTTTCCCGTGAACGTCATGCTGGCCAAGGATTCGGTGCGCAGCCGGCTCGAACGCAGCGACAGCGGCCTGAGCTTCACCGAGTTCAGCTACATGCTCTTGCAGGCCTACGACTTCGTCTATCTGAACCGGCAATTCGGCTGCGAGCTGCAAATCGGCGGAAGCGACCAGTGGGGCAACATCACGGCCGGCATCGATCTGGCCCGCCGCATGCACTCGGTGCAACTGTACGGCATCACGTGCCCGCTCTTGACCAAAAGCGATGGCTCGAAGATGGGCAAGACCGAGTCGGGCGCCCTGTGGCTTTCGCCCGAACGGACGAGCCCCTACAAGTTCTACCAGTACTGGATCAACGTCGATGACGCGGACGCCGGCAAGTGTCTGCGCTTCTTTACCGATCTGTCGCGGGAGGAAATTGAAGCGCTGGACGCGGCCCGCGCCACCGATCCAGGTCGGCGTGAAAGTCAGCGCCGCCTGTCCGAAGAGATCACGCGGCTGGTGCATGGCGATGCGGGCCTGGCCAAGGCGCAGCGAGCCAGCGAAATCCTGTTCGGGGCCGAAATCGCGTCGCTTTCCGACTTGGAACTGGCCGAAATCTTTGCCGACGTGCCCAGCCAGCAGCTCGACCGCGCGGCGCTAGCGGCCGGATTGAATGTCGTCGACGCGTTCGTCACTGCCGGCCTGGCCAAGAGCAAAGGGGACGCCCGCCGCACGATTACGCAAGGGGGCGGTTACGTGAACAACCGCCGCATCGCCTCGGCCGACGCGACGCTCTCGCCCGCGGACCTTGCTAGCGAGAGCGTGCTGGTGCTGCGCTCGGGCAAGAAAAGTTACGCTCTGCTGCGATTCGTCGGGTAA
- a CDS encoding DNA polymerase ligase N-terminal domain-containing protein, with amino-acid sequence MQSDDSLSRRFVILRHEMPAGAPRATHWDFMVERDGALRTWALEREPADGVDIAALALADHRLAYLEYEGPVSGNRGEVSRLHGGVCRVKRSDADVCEIEIAADQLRGQVLLTREDDRDHWTFRFSSGSVATPR; translated from the coding sequence GTGCAGTCCGACGATTCTCTTTCGCGCCGGTTCGTGATCCTGCGGCATGAAATGCCGGCCGGCGCGCCGCGCGCCACGCACTGGGATTTCATGGTCGAGCGGGACGGCGCGCTACGCACCTGGGCCCTCGAGCGCGAGCCGGCCGACGGCGTTGACATTGCCGCGCTGGCTCTGGCAGACCATCGCCTGGCTTATCTGGAATACGAAGGGCCGGTGTCGGGAAATCGCGGCGAGGTCTCGCGATTGCACGGCGGAGTCTGCCGTGTGAAGCGCAGCGACGCAGACGTGTGTGAGATCGAGATCGCCGCCGACCAACTACGGGGCCAGGTCCTGCTCACCCGGGAGGACGATCGCGATCACTGGACCTTTCGCTTTTCATCCGGCAGCGTGGCCACGCCGCGGTGA